A DNA window from Capnocytophaga sp. ARDL2 contains the following coding sequences:
- a CDS encoding gliding motility-associated C-terminal domain-containing protein, which produces MKKQFVFLLSLLILSSFSTVFAQYATTHHIAPAPWKYWSNANEIVIGTMSTEQVQVNLRKSDGTLVTNLTLTNLQPVSYRFEGQPSNNFYNIIGDIYNDIGLIVEASAPVMVNLRNIASDSWGTSANNIKGNASLVSFGNEGLGTDFLVGYYRTSTQGLFIPDTGNQSAVYSVMATEDDTTVALLTQDITLNAGQSYLFTAPIGTKITADKLVVMNVGSYGDTPQLCGPGGGHGQDGTFDQIAPIPVLGTKYLVVRGNGTAPNTNQANLQYGSEQTVVIASQPNTTLTISHYTAAGALINTVTEVLPNEGSFYTFYHGNNAAFSSSLIESTAPVVVYSGTAVDCETDISTVLPIGNCSGAFNIQTKKFINYNSQNLPYTGFVIIEHETEPVLMNNQNIETLTGNTRIPLGDSGLFLINFNNLNIGNPNDIVLTSNLPLTSALVQQGLGFSMSAFFSSFGALADTPTMTVNEDCSVTLTAAAGFEEYQWYLNNELIATTTNNQTIVNQSGNYTVRVMRICGWSKKSLPLQVSIDPCADLKIEKTVLSNEGLQVTFRIVVENLNSHYNANNVIVTDALPAGYTFVSATASVGTYNPANGQWNVGTLIPNANATLDINCTITSTAEYLNTATVTSSTTDPNTANNSSTAGINKPIADVDAIKDDGSDFYKKEQPIVYTITITNHGPADAFGIVVSDPVPNGLENVSWESTQNTSGTGNLVDTIEQLKVNENVIYTVNATVSNNHSGALTNVVSYTSDYYVDPVSECTKCTDTNYEFPKIPKGISPNRDGKNDILDLSDFFIAELSIFNRYGTKVYSKTAYTNEWKGQSDTGEILPTGTYFYSLLLVDGQVLSGYIQLNY; this is translated from the coding sequence ATGAAAAAACAATTTGTCTTTTTATTATCTCTTTTGATATTGTCAAGTTTTTCAACCGTTTTTGCTCAGTACGCAACTACACACCACATAGCACCTGCTCCATGGAAATATTGGAGTAATGCTAATGAAATTGTAATAGGAACCATGTCAACTGAGCAAGTACAGGTTAATTTGAGAAAAAGCGATGGAACTTTAGTAACCAATCTTACTCTTACAAACTTACAACCTGTATCTTATCGATTTGAGGGACAGCCTTCCAATAATTTTTACAATATTATTGGGGATATTTATAATGATATCGGATTGATTGTAGAGGCATCGGCTCCTGTGATGGTAAATTTGCGAAATATTGCATCAGATTCTTGGGGAACTTCGGCTAATAATATCAAAGGAAATGCCTCTTTGGTTAGTTTTGGTAACGAAGGATTGGGGACAGATTTTTTGGTAGGTTACTATCGTACTTCTACTCAAGGTTTGTTTATCCCAGATACCGGAAATCAAAGTGCTGTCTATTCTGTAATGGCTACAGAAGATGATACAACTGTTGCACTTTTGACTCAAGATATAACACTAAATGCTGGGCAAAGTTATTTATTTACCGCTCCCATTGGTACAAAAATCACTGCTGATAAATTGGTGGTTATGAATGTAGGAAGTTACGGAGATACTCCTCAATTGTGCGGACCAGGTGGTGGACACGGACAAGATGGTACGTTTGACCAAATTGCTCCTATTCCTGTATTGGGAACGAAATATTTGGTGGTAAGAGGAAATGGTACTGCACCAAATACCAATCAAGCAAACTTACAGTATGGTTCGGAACAAACGGTAGTCATTGCCAGTCAACCAAATACTACTCTGACTATTTCTCATTATACAGCTGCGGGTGCTTTGATAAATACTGTAACTGAAGTACTCCCAAACGAAGGTAGTTTTTATACTTTTTACCATGGTAACAACGCTGCTTTTTCCTCTTCATTAATTGAATCTACAGCTCCAGTAGTCGTTTATTCGGGTACTGCTGTTGATTGTGAAACCGATATTTCTACCGTGCTACCTATCGGAAATTGCTCGGGAGCCTTTAATATCCAAACAAAAAAGTTTATCAACTACAATTCGCAAAATCTTCCTTATACAGGTTTTGTCATCATCGAACACGAAACCGAACCTGTATTGATGAACAATCAAAATATCGAAACACTGACAGGAAACACGCGTATTCCATTGGGAGATTCTGGATTGTTTTTGATTAATTTCAATAATTTAAACATTGGAAATCCTAACGATATTGTTTTGACCTCTAATCTACCTCTGACCTCAGCCTTAGTTCAGCAAGGATTAGGTTTTTCAATGAGTGCCTTCTTCTCATCTTTTGGAGCTTTGGCTGATACTCCTACTATGACAGTAAACGAAGATTGTTCTGTCACATTGACTGCTGCTGCTGGATTTGAAGAGTATCAATGGTATTTAAACAACGAATTGATTGCTACAACTACAAACAATCAAACTATTGTAAACCAAAGTGGAAACTATACTGTAAGAGTGATGAGAATTTGCGGATGGTCTAAAAAATCACTACCTTTACAAGTCTCTATCGATCCATGTGCGGATTTGAAAATAGAAAAAACCGTTTTGAGTAATGAAGGACTACAAGTTACCTTTAGAATAGTTGTAGAAAACCTCAACTCTCATTACAATGCAAACAATGTCATCGTTACTGATGCTTTACCTGCAGGTTATACATTTGTTTCTGCAACTGCAAGTGTTGGCACTTACAATCCTGCAAATGGACAATGGAATGTAGGTACGTTAATACCAAACGCCAATGCAACTTTGGATATCAATTGTACCATCACTTCTACTGCTGAATACCTCAACACAGCAACAGTAACGAGTTCTACTACAGATCCAAATACAGCAAACAACAGTTCGACTGCGGGTATAAACAAACCAATTGCTGATGTAGATGCAATCAAAGACGACGGTTCGGATTTTTACAAAAAAGAACAACCTATTGTTTATACAATTACTATAACCAATCACGGCCCTGCTGATGCATTTGGCATAGTCGTTTCTGACCCTGTACCCAATGGATTGGAAAATGTTAGTTGGGAAAGTACTCAAAACACAAGTGGAACAGGAAATTTAGTGGACACAATCGAACAGTTGAAAGTAAATGAAAACGTCATTTACACAGTCAATGCTACTGTTTCAAACAATCACTCTGGTGCATTGACCAACGTTGTCAGCTATACCTCAGACTATTACGTTGACCCAGTATCAGAATGCACCAAATGTACAGACACCAATTACGAATTTCCAAAAATTCCTAAGGGAATCAGTCCTAATAGAGATGGCAAAAACGATATATTAGATTTGAGCGATTTCTTCATAGCAGAACTCTCAATTTTCAACAGATACGGCACTAAAGTATATTCAAAAACAGCCTATACAAACGAATGGAAAGGTCAGTCTGATACAGGAGAAATACTCCCTACCGGAACTTATTTTTATTCTCTTTTATTGGTTGACGGTCAGGTGCTCAGCGGATATATTCAATTGAATTATTAA